From Micromonospora echinospora, one genomic window encodes:
- the nuoH gene encoding NADH-quinone oxidoreductase subunit NuoH yields MNAVYLAQDPTLADFGKDPWWLVLIKIVFAFVFGLLATLLGVWFERRVVGYMQVRPGPNQIGPFGLLQTLADGLKMAFKEDILPKAADKVVYFFAPAVSVICAVTALSVIPFGPMVSIFGHRTPLQVTDVSVAVLVVLACSSMAVYGIVLGGWASGSTYPLLGGLRSSAQMISYEVALGLSIVAVFMTAGTMSTSGIVAAQAHGSQLNVFGLEFSAPGWYAILLMPSFIIFFIATVGETNRAPFDLPEAESELVAGFMTEYSSLKFALFMLSEYVAMVTMSAFTVTLFLGGWRAPAPITTFWEGANSGWWPMLWFFGKVVLLVFVFVWLRGTLPRLRYDQFMRLGWKALLPINLVWILVLAWLRSIEDWDSRGRLTGIGVLAGVLLLAVLLWPSRKPERKLTPQEQVDKRPHGSFPVPPMDLQVPPSPRTKRVVAEREPANIGAGPDSKEV; encoded by the coding sequence GTGAACGCGGTCTACCTCGCGCAGGACCCGACGCTGGCCGACTTCGGCAAGGACCCGTGGTGGCTGGTCCTGATCAAGATCGTCTTCGCCTTCGTCTTCGGCCTGCTCGCCACCCTGCTCGGCGTCTGGTTCGAGCGGCGTGTGGTGGGTTACATGCAGGTCCGGCCGGGCCCGAACCAGATCGGCCCGTTCGGCCTGCTCCAGACCCTCGCCGACGGTCTCAAGATGGCCTTCAAGGAGGACATCCTCCCGAAGGCGGCGGACAAGGTCGTCTACTTCTTCGCCCCGGCCGTCTCGGTGATCTGCGCGGTCACCGCGCTGTCGGTGATCCCGTTCGGCCCGATGGTGAGCATCTTCGGCCACCGGACGCCGCTCCAGGTCACCGACGTGTCGGTGGCGGTGCTGGTGGTGCTGGCCTGCTCCTCGATGGCGGTCTACGGCATCGTGCTCGGCGGCTGGGCCTCCGGCTCGACGTACCCGCTGCTCGGTGGTCTCCGCTCCAGCGCCCAGATGATCTCGTACGAGGTCGCGCTCGGGCTGAGCATCGTCGCCGTCTTCATGACCGCCGGCACGATGTCCACCAGCGGGATCGTCGCCGCCCAGGCCCACGGCTCCCAGCTCAACGTCTTCGGGCTGGAGTTCTCCGCCCCGGGCTGGTACGCGATCCTGCTCATGCCGAGCTTCATCATCTTCTTCATCGCCACCGTCGGTGAGACCAACCGGGCACCGTTCGACCTGCCGGAGGCGGAGTCGGAGCTGGTCGCGGGCTTCATGACCGAGTACAGCTCGCTGAAGTTCGCGCTCTTCATGCTCTCCGAGTACGTCGCGATGGTGACCATGTCGGCCTTCACCGTGACGCTGTTCCTCGGCGGCTGGCGGGCCCCCGCGCCGATCACCACCTTCTGGGAGGGGGCGAACTCCGGCTGGTGGCCGATGCTGTGGTTCTTCGGCAAGGTCGTCCTGCTGGTCTTCGTCTTCGTCTGGCTGCGGGGCACCCTGCCCCGGCTCCGGTACGACCAGTTCATGCGGCTGGGCTGGAAAGCCCTGCTCCCGATCAACCTGGTCTGGATCCTGGTGCTGGCCTGGCTGCGCTCGATCGAGGACTGGGACAGCCGGGGCCGGCTGACCGGCATCGGCGTGCTGGCCGGTGTGCTGCTGCTCGCCGTACTGCTCTGGCCGAGCCGCAAGCCGGAGCGGAAGCTCACCCCGCAGGAGCAGGTCGACAAGCGCCCGCACGGCAGCTTCCCGGTGCCCCCCATGGACCTGCAGGTGCCACCGAGCCCGCGCACCAAGCGGGTGGTGGCCGAGCGGGAGCCGGCCAACATCGGCGCCGGCCCGGACTCGAAGGAGGTGTGA
- a CDS encoding NADH-quinone oxidoreductase subunit G, whose translation MTDVAKQTETVTLTIDGIEVTAPKGALLIRVAEQMGIAIPRFCDHPLLAPAGACRQCLVDVEGQRKPVASCTQTVAEGMVVRTQLTSPVAKKAQEGVMELLLMNHPLDCPMCDKGGECPLQNQAMSTGRTDSRFHEHKREYEKPLNISTQVLLDRERCVLCQRCTRFSEEIAGDKFIDLMGRSSAEEINIYRDEAYGAAEGEDDGDVPFNSYFSGNTVQICPVGALTGAQYRFRARPFDLVSTPSVCEHCSAGCSQRTDWRRGKVLRRLAGDDPQVNEEWNCDKGRWGFQYARAFDRITTPLVRDAKTGELREASWSEALTVAAEGLAAARDGGQGTAVLTGGRLTVEDAYAYAKFARVALNTNDIDFRARPVSREETEFLASNVAGITDVTYADVENASAVVLAGLEPEEECPILFLRLRKAYLKKKLKVYALAPFATRGLEKLGAKLARVVPGEEALLLAEHDTVREALGAEGAILIVGERLASVPGGLSAAADVARRTGAKLAWVPRRAGDRGAVDTGCLPNLLPGGRLVTEPGARAELGEAWDIAAGVIPSQAGRDTDGIVAAAAAGKLGALVVAGVDPADLADPRLAEQALDEVPFLVSLELRMSAVARRADVVFPVAPVVEKAGSFLDWEGRLRPFDAVLQTPAMSDGRVLDAIADRLGVQLGTGDVLSVRRELGSLPATRTDRPSVPSVEPQPAPRTGDGEAVLATWHQLIDLGSLIDGDEHLGGTARPPVVRLGKGTAEALGVADGDAVTVGTDRGALTLPAAITEMPDGVVWLPTNSPGSTVRRSLGATSGSVVRVSAATEPATATERVAADAADRPGPLLNTGGVSQ comes from the coding sequence ATGACCGACGTAGCGAAGCAGACCGAGACGGTCACCCTCACCATCGACGGCATCGAGGTCACCGCCCCGAAGGGGGCGCTGCTGATCCGGGTCGCCGAGCAGATGGGGATCGCGATCCCCCGGTTCTGCGACCACCCGCTGCTGGCCCCGGCCGGCGCGTGCCGGCAGTGCCTCGTCGACGTGGAGGGGCAGCGCAAGCCGGTCGCCTCCTGCACCCAGACGGTGGCCGAGGGCATGGTGGTCCGGACCCAGCTCACCTCCCCGGTGGCCAAGAAGGCGCAGGAGGGGGTGATGGAACTGCTGCTGATGAACCATCCGCTCGACTGCCCGATGTGCGACAAGGGCGGCGAGTGCCCCCTGCAGAACCAGGCGATGTCCACCGGCCGCACCGACTCCCGCTTCCACGAGCACAAGCGGGAGTACGAGAAGCCGCTGAACATCTCCACCCAGGTCCTGCTGGACCGGGAACGGTGCGTGCTCTGCCAGCGGTGCACCCGCTTCTCCGAGGAGATCGCCGGGGACAAGTTCATCGACCTGATGGGCCGGTCCTCCGCCGAGGAGATCAACATCTACCGGGACGAGGCGTACGGGGCCGCCGAGGGCGAGGACGACGGCGACGTGCCGTTCAACTCGTACTTCTCCGGCAACACCGTGCAGATCTGCCCGGTCGGCGCGTTGACCGGCGCCCAGTACCGCTTCCGCGCCCGCCCCTTCGACCTGGTCTCCACCCCGAGCGTCTGCGAGCACTGCTCGGCCGGGTGCTCCCAGCGCACCGACTGGCGGCGGGGCAAGGTGCTGCGCCGGCTCGCCGGTGACGACCCGCAGGTCAACGAGGAGTGGAACTGCGACAAGGGCCGCTGGGGCTTCCAGTACGCCCGCGCCTTCGACCGGATCACCACCCCGCTGGTGCGGGACGCGAAGACCGGCGAGCTGCGCGAGGCGTCCTGGAGCGAGGCGCTCACCGTGGCTGCCGAGGGGCTGGCCGCCGCACGCGACGGCGGGCAGGGCACCGCGGTGCTCACCGGTGGCCGGCTGACCGTCGAGGACGCCTACGCGTACGCGAAGTTCGCCCGGGTCGCGCTGAACACCAACGACATCGACTTCCGGGCCCGCCCGGTCTCCCGTGAGGAGACGGAGTTCCTGGCCAGCAACGTGGCCGGGATCACCGACGTCACCTACGCCGACGTCGAGAACGCCTCGGCCGTCGTGCTGGCCGGCCTGGAGCCGGAGGAGGAGTGCCCGATCCTCTTCCTGCGGCTGCGCAAGGCGTACCTGAAGAAGAAGCTCAAGGTGTACGCGCTGGCGCCGTTCGCCACCCGGGGCCTGGAGAAGCTCGGCGCGAAGCTCGCCCGGGTGGTGCCGGGCGAGGAGGCGCTGCTGCTCGCCGAGCACGACACGGTCCGCGAGGCGCTCGGCGCCGAGGGCGCGATCCTGATCGTGGGCGAGCGGCTGGCCAGCGTCCCCGGTGGCCTCTCCGCCGCCGCCGACGTGGCCCGGCGTACCGGCGCGAAGCTGGCCTGGGTGCCGCGGCGCGCGGGTGACCGGGGCGCGGTCGACACCGGCTGCCTGCCGAACCTGCTCCCCGGCGGACGCCTGGTCACCGAGCCCGGTGCCCGCGCCGAGCTGGGCGAGGCGTGGGACATCGCGGCCGGGGTGATCCCCAGCCAGGCCGGTCGGGACACCGACGGCATCGTCGCGGCGGCGGCGGCCGGCAAGCTCGGCGCGCTGGTGGTGGCCGGGGTCGACCCGGCCGACCTGGCCGATCCGCGCCTGGCCGAGCAGGCCCTCGACGAGGTGCCGTTCCTGGTCAGCCTGGAGCTGCGGATGAGTGCGGTGGCCCGCCGGGCGGACGTGGTCTTCCCGGTCGCCCCGGTGGTCGAGAAGGCCGGCAGCTTCCTGGACTGGGAGGGGCGGCTGCGGCCGTTCGACGCGGTGCTCCAGACCCCGGCGATGTCCGACGGCCGGGTGCTCGACGCGATCGCCGACCGGCTGGGCGTCCAGCTCGGCACCGGTGACGTGCTCAGCGTCCGCCGCGAACTGGGCTCCCTGCCGGCGACCCGCACCGACCGCCCGTCGGTCCCGTCCGTGGAGCCGCAGCCGGCGCCCCGCACGGGCGACGGCGAGGCGGTCCTCGCCACCTGGCACCAGCTCATCGACCTGGGCAGCCTCATCGACGGCGACGAGCACCTGGGCGGCACCGCCCGGCCGCCGGTGGTGCGGCTGGGCAAGGGCACCGCCGAGGCGCTCGGCGTCGCCGACGGTGACGCGGTGACGGTGGGGACCGACCGGGGGGCGCTGACCCTTCCGGCGGCCATCACCGAGATGCCGGACGGCGTCGTCTGGCTGCCGACCAATTCACCCGGTTCGACCGTCCGGCGCAGCCTCGGCGCGACGTCCGGCTCGGTGGTACGCGTCTCCGCCGCGACGGAGCCGGCCACCGCGACCGAACGCGTCGCCGCGGACGCCGCCGACCGCCCGGGCCCGCTCCTCAACACCGGGGGTGTATCCCAGTGA
- the nuoF gene encoding NADH-quinone oxidoreductase subunit NuoF, protein MTTPRPETLAKLTPVLTKRWLSPDAWRIDTYQKLDGYAALRKALKAHPDDLIQLIKDSGLRGRGGAGFPTGLKWGFIPQGDGKPHYLVVNADEGEPGTCKDLPLMTHDPHSLVEGVIIASYAIRANRAYIYIRGEAVHAARRLRNAVREAYDRGYLGRNIQGSGFDLDLVVHSGAGAYICGEETALLDSLEGFRGQPRLRPPFPATHGLYASPTVVNNVGTIASVPYIVLGGADWWKTMGTEKSSGPMIYSLSGRIANPGQYECSMGITLRELLELAGGMQPGHNLRFWTPGGSSTPLLTDEHLDVPLDFEGVAAAGSILGTTATQIFSDQDCPVYATYRWLEFYHHESCGKCTPCREGNYWMVRVYRRILAGRGTHEDLDTLLDTCDNILGRSFCGLGDGATSSVTSSLKYFKQDYLDYIEGRTAPKLSEKTLVGAH, encoded by the coding sequence GTGACCACGCCTCGGCCGGAGACGCTGGCCAAGCTGACCCCGGTGCTCACCAAGCGGTGGCTCTCGCCGGACGCCTGGCGGATCGACACGTACCAGAAGCTGGACGGCTACGCCGCCCTGCGCAAGGCCCTCAAGGCCCACCCGGACGACCTCATCCAGCTCATCAAGGACTCCGGGCTGCGCGGTCGCGGTGGCGCGGGCTTCCCGACCGGCCTGAAGTGGGGCTTCATCCCGCAGGGCGACGGCAAGCCGCACTACCTCGTGGTCAACGCCGACGAGGGCGAGCCGGGCACCTGCAAGGACCTCCCGCTGATGACGCACGACCCGCACTCGCTGGTCGAGGGCGTCATCATCGCGTCGTACGCGATCCGGGCCAACCGTGCGTACATCTACATCCGGGGCGAGGCCGTGCACGCCGCGCGCCGGCTGCGCAACGCGGTGCGGGAGGCGTACGACCGGGGCTACCTCGGCCGGAACATCCAGGGCTCCGGGTTCGACCTGGACCTGGTGGTGCACTCCGGCGCGGGCGCGTACATCTGCGGCGAGGAGACCGCCCTGCTGGACTCGCTGGAGGGCTTCCGGGGCCAGCCCCGACTGCGTCCGCCCTTCCCGGCGACGCACGGCCTCTACGCCAGCCCGACGGTGGTCAACAACGTCGGCACCATCGCCAGCGTGCCGTACATCGTGCTCGGCGGGGCCGACTGGTGGAAGACCATGGGCACCGAGAAGTCCTCCGGGCCGATGATCTACTCGCTCTCCGGCCGGATCGCCAACCCCGGCCAGTACGAGTGCTCGATGGGCATCACCCTGCGTGAGCTGCTGGAGTTGGCCGGGGGCATGCAGCCCGGCCACAACCTGCGGTTCTGGACGCCGGGCGGATCGTCGACCCCGCTGCTCACCGACGAGCACCTCGACGTGCCGCTGGACTTCGAGGGCGTCGCGGCAGCCGGCTCGATCCTGGGCACCACGGCCACCCAGATCTTCTCCGACCAGGACTGCCCGGTCTACGCGACGTACCGGTGGCTGGAGTTCTACCACCACGAGTCGTGCGGCAAGTGCACCCCGTGCCGAGAGGGCAACTACTGGATGGTCCGGGTGTACCGGCGGATCCTCGCCGGCCGGGGCACCCACGAGGACCTGGACACCCTGCTCGACACCTGTGACAACATCCTCGGCCGCTCGTTCTGTGGTCTGGGTGACGGGGCGACCAGTTCGGTGACCTCGTCGCTGAAGTACTTCAAGCAGGACTACCTCGACTACATCGAGGGACGGACTGCTCCCAAGTTGTCGGAGAAGACCCTGGTAGGGGCGCACTGA
- the nuoE gene encoding NADH-quinone oxidoreductase subunit NuoE: protein MSVFTEETRARAREIIARYPADRSRSALLPLLHLVQSEEGYVSPAGVEFCAEVLGLNKAQVGAVATFYTMYKRRPTGDYLVSVCTNTMCNVLGGQDVYDTLAEHLGVGHDETTTDGKITLEHAECLAACDYGPVMTVNYDFFDGVDPQTALGVVEELRSGGRPTPTRGARLCTLKEMSVQLAGFADEREGAVADGGPGEPTLRGLRLAQQHGISVPGFDPNTPIRSKAEANQAAAEAKARAEAAKPAPAPEPATPKAATGSTAPDVKAPDDKSPEVRAAETRQPDAKTAVPDSPGTKVPVDGAPPAPRDARAAEAEGAATNVPAGDGKPAGDDAAAQERSLKEAEANK, encoded by the coding sequence ATGAGTGTTTTCACCGAAGAGACCCGGGCCCGGGCACGGGAGATCATCGCCCGTTACCCGGCCGACCGGTCCCGTTCCGCGCTGCTCCCGTTGCTGCACCTGGTGCAGTCCGAGGAGGGGTACGTCTCCCCGGCCGGGGTCGAGTTCTGCGCCGAGGTGCTCGGCCTGAACAAGGCCCAGGTCGGCGCGGTGGCCACCTTCTACACCATGTACAAGCGCCGGCCGACCGGTGACTACCTGGTCAGCGTCTGCACCAACACCATGTGCAACGTGCTCGGCGGTCAGGACGTCTACGACACCCTCGCCGAGCACCTGGGCGTGGGGCACGACGAGACGACCACCGACGGGAAGATCACCCTGGAGCACGCCGAGTGTCTCGCGGCCTGCGACTACGGCCCGGTGATGACGGTCAACTACGACTTCTTCGACGGCGTCGACCCGCAGACCGCCCTCGGTGTGGTCGAGGAACTGCGCTCCGGTGGCCGGCCGACGCCGACCCGGGGCGCCCGCCTCTGCACGCTGAAGGAGATGTCGGTCCAGCTCGCCGGCTTCGCCGACGAGCGGGAGGGCGCGGTGGCCGACGGCGGGCCGGGCGAGCCGACCCTGCGCGGGCTGCGCCTGGCGCAGCAGCACGGCATCTCGGTGCCCGGCTTCGACCCGAACACCCCGATCCGCAGCAAGGCCGAGGCCAACCAGGCCGCCGCCGAGGCGAAGGCCCGGGCCGAGGCCGCGAAGCCGGCCCCGGCGCCCGAGCCGGCGACGCCGAAGGCGGCCACCGGCAGCACCGCGCCGGACGTGAAGGCCCCGGACGACAAGTCACCCGAGGTGCGGGCCGCCGAGACCCGGCAGCCGGACGCGAAGACCGCCGTCCCGGACTCGCCGGGCACCAAGGTTCCGGTCGACGGCGCGCCGCCGGCCCCGCGCGACGCGCGGGCGGCCGAGGCCGAGGGCGCGGCGACCAACGTGCCGGCCGGCGACGGCAAGCCCGCCGGTGACGACGCCGCTGCGCAGGAGCGCTCGCTCAAGGAAGCGGAGGCCAACAAGTGA
- a CDS encoding NADH-quinone oxidoreductase subunit D — translation MSTPSYATERETTEGRVFTVTGGDWDQVVSGTDPINDERIVVNMGPQHPSTHGVLRLILDLEGETVREMRTVVGYLHTGIEKNLEYRNWVQGSTFVTRMDYLAPIFNETAYSLAVEKLLGIEEQITERATTIRVLMMELNRISSHLVWLATTGMELGAISIMLYGFREREYILEIFELVTGLRMNHAYVRPGGVAQDVPDDAIVKIRKFLKEMPKKLDEYEDLLSGQPIWVERTKNVAVLDVTGCLALGVTGPVLRSAGLPWDLRKTDPYCGYETYDFDVPTHPDGDVWGRYQVRLAEMRESLKIVEQALDRLKPGPVMVADKKIAWPAQLAIGVDGMGNSLEHVAKIMGQSMESLIHHFKLVTEGFRVPPGQVYVAIEAPRGELGVHAVSDGGTRPYRVHYREPSFVNLQALPAMAEGGLIADVIAGGASLDPVMGGCDR, via the coding sequence GTGAGCACCCCGAGCTACGCCACCGAGCGCGAGACGACCGAGGGCAGGGTCTTCACCGTCACCGGCGGGGACTGGGACCAGGTCGTCTCCGGCACCGACCCGATCAACGACGAGCGGATCGTCGTCAACATGGGTCCGCAGCACCCGTCCACGCACGGCGTGCTGCGGCTGATCCTGGATCTGGAGGGCGAGACCGTCCGCGAGATGCGTACGGTCGTCGGCTACCTGCACACCGGGATCGAGAAGAACCTCGAATACCGCAACTGGGTGCAGGGCTCGACCTTCGTGACCCGGATGGACTACCTCGCCCCGATCTTCAACGAGACGGCGTACTCCCTGGCGGTGGAGAAGCTGCTCGGGATCGAGGAGCAGATCACCGAGCGGGCCACCACGATCCGGGTCCTGATGATGGAGCTGAACCGGATCTCCTCGCACCTGGTCTGGCTGGCCACCACCGGCATGGAGCTGGGCGCGATCTCGATCATGCTCTACGGCTTCCGGGAGCGGGAGTACATCCTCGAGATCTTCGAGCTCGTCACCGGCCTGCGGATGAACCACGCGTACGTCCGGCCGGGCGGGGTCGCCCAGGACGTGCCGGACGACGCGATCGTCAAGATCCGCAAGTTCCTCAAGGAGATGCCGAAGAAGCTCGACGAGTACGAGGACCTCCTCTCCGGGCAGCCGATCTGGGTCGAGCGGACGAAGAACGTCGCCGTGCTCGACGTGACCGGATGCCTGGCGCTCGGCGTGACCGGGCCGGTGCTCCGCTCCGCCGGGCTCCCCTGGGACCTCCGCAAGACCGATCCGTACTGCGGCTACGAGACGTACGACTTCGACGTCCCGACCCACCCGGACGGCGACGTCTGGGGCCGCTACCAGGTCCGGCTCGCCGAGATGCGGGAGTCGCTCAAGATCGTCGAGCAGGCGCTGGACCGGCTGAAGCCGGGACCGGTGATGGTCGCCGACAAGAAGATCGCCTGGCCGGCGCAGCTCGCCATCGGCGTCGACGGCATGGGCAACTCGCTGGAGCACGTCGCGAAGATCATGGGTCAGTCGATGGAGTCGCTGATCCACCACTTCAAGCTCGTCACCGAGGGGTTCCGGGTCCCGCCGGGCCAGGTCTACGTGGCGATCGAGGCGCCCCGGGGCGAGCTGGGCGTGCACGCGGTCTCCGACGGCGGCACCCGGCCGTACCGGGTGCACTACCGGGAGCCGAGCTTCGTCAACCTCCAGGCGCTCCCGGCCATGGCCGAGGGTGGCCTGATCGCCGACGTGATCGCCGGTGGCGCCTCGCTGGACCCCGTGATGGGTGGTTGTGACCGATGA
- a CDS encoding NADH-quinone oxidoreductase subunit C, which yields MTAPNDKPNDGGVPVPVTPAGASSTAPAEYPPASPAGRGMFGIQGSGDTSGFGGLVRPRRPIEEAARPYGGYFDEVRDALEEAYPAFGEAIEKVVVDRGELTLHVRPEKIAEVCQVMRDDLALRFELCSSVSGVDYLGADERRLHVVYHLTSMTYRRRVRLEVAVPAENPHLPSVTAVYPTADWQEREAYDMFGVLFDGHPNLTRILMPDDWEGHPQRKDYPLGGVPVEYKGAEIPPPDQRRSYQ from the coding sequence ATGACGGCTCCGAACGACAAGCCGAACGACGGGGGCGTCCCGGTGCCGGTGACGCCGGCCGGGGCGAGCAGCACCGCGCCCGCCGAGTACCCGCCGGCCAGCCCGGCCGGTCGGGGCATGTTCGGCATCCAGGGGTCCGGTGACACCTCCGGCTTCGGTGGCCTGGTCCGGCCGCGTCGGCCGATCGAGGAGGCCGCCCGGCCGTACGGCGGCTACTTCGACGAGGTCCGCGACGCGCTGGAGGAGGCGTACCCGGCCTTCGGCGAGGCGATCGAGAAGGTCGTCGTCGACCGGGGCGAGCTGACCCTGCACGTCCGCCCGGAGAAGATCGCCGAGGTCTGCCAGGTGATGCGGGACGACCTGGCCCTCCGCTTCGAGCTCTGCTCCTCGGTCTCCGGGGTGGACTACCTCGGCGCGGACGAGCGCCGACTGCACGTGGTCTACCACCTGACCTCGATGACCTACCGCCGCCGGGTGCGGCTGGAGGTCGCCGTGCCGGCCGAGAACCCGCACCTGCCGAGCGTCACCGCCGTCTACCCGACCGCCGACTGGCAGGAGCGGGAAGCGTACGACATGTTCGGTGTCCTCTTCGACGGTCACCCCAACCTGACCCGGATCCTCATGCCGGACGACTGGGAGGGGCACCCGCAGCGTAAGGACTACCCGCTCGGCGGCGTCCCCGTCGAGTACAAGGGCGCCGAGATCCCACCGCCAGACCAGCGGAGGTCCTACCAGTGA
- a CDS encoding NuoB/complex I 20 kDa subunit family protein: MGIEEKLPAGILLTSVEKLVNWSRKSSVWGATFGLACCAIEMMAAGGPHYDMGRWGMEVFRASPRQADLMIVAGRVSQKMAPVLRQIYDQMAEPRWVLSMGVCASSGGMFNNYAIVQGVDHVVPVDMYLPGCPPRPEMLIDAILKLREKIGHEPLGPNGRKMLEARQARGDVPVVPYGSMPSSYREDKARRAEWTQAVREGREEQLRIENWMNAQNHLHPYGGIK, from the coding sequence ATGGGTATCGAGGAGAAGCTTCCCGCCGGCATCCTGCTGACCTCGGTGGAGAAGCTGGTCAACTGGTCGCGGAAGTCGTCGGTCTGGGGCGCCACCTTCGGCCTGGCCTGCTGCGCGATCGAGATGATGGCGGCCGGTGGCCCGCACTACGACATGGGCCGCTGGGGCATGGAGGTGTTCCGCGCCTCGCCCCGGCAGGCCGACCTGATGATCGTCGCGGGTCGGGTGAGCCAGAAGATGGCCCCGGTCCTGCGGCAGATCTACGACCAGATGGCCGAGCCCCGCTGGGTGCTCTCGATGGGCGTCTGCGCCAGCAGCGGCGGGATGTTCAACAACTACGCCATCGTCCAGGGCGTCGACCATGTCGTCCCGGTCGACATGTACCTCCCCGGCTGCCCGCCCCGCCCGGAGATGCTGATCGACGCGATCCTCAAGCTCCGCGAGAAGATCGGGCACGAGCCGCTCGGCCCGAACGGCCGCAAGATGCTGGAGGCCCGCCAGGCCCGCGGTGACGTGCCCGTCGTCCCGTACGGCTCGATGCCGTCGTCGTACCGCGAGGACAAGGCCCGCCGCGCCGAGTGGACCCAGGCGGTCCGGGAGGGGCGCGAGGAGCAGCTCCGGATCGAGAACTGGATGAACGCCCAGAACCACCTCCACCCGTACGGGGGCATCAAATGA
- a CDS encoding NADH-quinone oxidoreductase subunit A, producing the protein MTLSPYAPIIGLFALATAFAIFSIAGARLAGPRRYNKAKLEAYECGIEPSPQPVGGGRFPIKFYLTAMLFIVFDIEIIFLYPWAVSFDALPIFGFVEMVLFIVAVFVAYAYVWRRGGLDWD; encoded by the coding sequence ATGACGCTCTCGCCTTACGCACCCATCATCGGGCTGTTCGCCCTCGCCACGGCGTTCGCGATCTTCTCGATCGCCGGCGCCCGCCTCGCCGGCCCGCGCCGCTACAACAAGGCCAAGCTCGAGGCGTACGAGTGCGGCATCGAGCCGAGCCCGCAGCCGGTCGGCGGGGGCCGGTTCCCGATCAAGTTCTACCTGACGGCGATGCTCTTCATCGTCTTCGACATCGAGATCATCTTCCTCTACCCCTGGGCGGTCTCGTTCGACGCCCTGCCGATCTTCGGCTTCGTGGAGATGGTCCTGTTCATCGTCGCGGTCTTCGTCGCGTACGCCTATGTCTGGCGGCGTGGCGGCCTGGACTGGGACTGA
- a CDS encoding geranylgeranyl reductase family protein translates to MTTVEHDADVIVVGAGPGGSATAYHLARHGARVLLLEKTEFPREKVCGDGLTPRAVRQLIRMGVDTSPEAGWLQNRGLRVIGGGLRLELDWPDLASFPNYGLVRTRLDFDDLLAQRAVAAGAELRTGVNVMGPVLDPTGRVTGVEAEVGPDKVPATFHAPLVVAADGVSGRFPLALGLAKREDRPIGVAVRRYYRCPAKHDDNYLESWLELRSKGSDALLPGYGWIFGLGDGRVNVGLGVLNSSSAFGKTNYRRLLTDWLANTPADWGMTDEANAEGPILGAALPMGFNRVPHYTRGVLLVGDSGGMVNPFNGEGIAYAMESGELAAEIAVQALARPAGAERERALTAYPTELKARFGGYYRLGGIFVKLIGRPEIMRIATKHGMPHPMLMRFVLKLLANLTDPRGGDAMDRVINAMTKAAPAV, encoded by the coding sequence ATGACGACGGTGGAGCACGACGCCGACGTGATCGTCGTGGGCGCCGGACCCGGCGGCTCGGCGACCGCGTACCACCTGGCGCGGCACGGAGCCCGGGTGCTGCTGCTGGAGAAGACCGAGTTCCCCCGGGAGAAGGTCTGCGGTGACGGGCTGACCCCGCGCGCGGTCCGGCAGCTCATCCGGATGGGCGTGGACACCTCGCCCGAGGCCGGCTGGCTCCAGAACCGGGGCCTGCGGGTGATCGGCGGCGGCCTCCGGCTGGAGCTGGACTGGCCCGACCTGGCCAGCTTCCCCAACTACGGGCTCGTGCGCACCCGGCTGGACTTCGACGACCTGCTCGCCCAACGGGCCGTCGCGGCCGGTGCCGAGCTGCGCACCGGCGTGAACGTCATGGGTCCGGTGCTCGACCCCACCGGCCGGGTCACCGGCGTCGAGGCCGAGGTCGGCCCGGACAAGGTCCCGGCCACCTTCCACGCCCCGCTGGTGGTCGCCGCCGACGGCGTCTCCGGCCGGTTCCCCCTCGCGCTCGGCCTGGCCAAGCGGGAAGACCGCCCGATCGGCGTGGCGGTCCGGCGGTACTACCGCTGCCCGGCCAAGCACGACGACAACTACCTCGAGTCCTGGCTCGAACTGCGCAGCAAGGGCAGCGACGCGCTGCTGCCCGGGTACGGCTGGATCTTCGGCCTCGGTGACGGCCGGGTCAACGTCGGCCTGGGCGTGCTCAACTCCTCCTCCGCCTTCGGCAAGACGAACTACCGGCGACTGCTCACCGACTGGCTGGCCAACACCCCGGCCGACTGGGGCATGACCGACGAGGCGAACGCCGAGGGTCCGATCCTCGGCGCGGCGCTGCCGATGGGCTTCAACCGGGTGCCGCACTACACCCGGGGCGTGCTGCTGGTCGGCGACTCGGGCGGCATGGTCAACCCCTTCAACGGCGAGGGCATCGCGTACGCGATGGAGTCCGGCGAGCTGGCCGCGGAGATCGCGGTGCAGGCGCTGGCCCGGCCGGCGGGCGCGGAGCGCGAGCGGGCGCTGACGGCGTACCCGACGGAGCTGAAGGCGCGGTTCGGCGGCTACTACCGCCTCGGCGGGATCTTCGTGAAGCTGATCGGCCGACCGGAGATCATGCGGATCGCCACCAAGCACGGCATGCCGCACCCGATGCTCATGCGCTTCGTGCTGAAGCTGCTGGCCAACCTGACCGACCCGCGTGGCGGGGACGCGATGGACCGGGTCATCAACGCGATGACGAAGGCGGCCCCAGCGGTCTAG